GACAGTGACTGAAATATACtaattttcctctcttttgtcATGCATTTCATTTCTAGAACAAGAGGAAAGTATGGAGAGGGAGCCAAACAGGAGACGTTCACCTTTGCCTTAACTTTGGTCTTCATTCAATGTGTGATCAATGCTGTGTTTGCCAAGATCTGTGAGTACCTAGATAGTAATTTGTTGGGTACCCCATCACCCCAAGTTCCTTCAATATGCTGGGCATTAAACATTGATTCAACCTTAAAGGCTAACTCATGATCTCCACCTCATTTTGTACTCACACAGCCTCTCTGTGAAGTCTGTAAAACTAATGACTTTGAAGTggagtaaaatattatttccccAATTTTTATCAACTTCTGAGTTAGAAATGTTCAGAGAATGGGTCTTCTGTATTCCAAATCCCCATTGAAAAtacttgaaacatttttttctttctctttgagttTCTTTTGTGTGTCAGCTTCAAGCATGCTTTGAGCATTCTCTCTTTGTTCCCTGGGGACTAGCAGCAGGGCTGACTGGTCCCTTGAACTGAATGAGGCCCTCACCTCCACCCTGCATGTGGTCTTTTGTTGGGCTTAGGCAGCATTGGAAAGATGAATAATTTTCAGAGATTTCCCAGTGTAAGAGGACAGAAATAGCTTGTGTCTTATTTGACAGACAAGTTCCTTTCATGTGGCTTCAGCTTTGCTTAGTGGTCCATCCTAGCCCCACCaggtttctcttgtttttttttttttttttttttgtcttttcttttctttttttttttttttgtcttctcccAGTGATCCAGTTTTTTGACACTGCCAGGGTGGATCGTACCCGGAGCTGGCTCTATGCTGCCTGTTCTATCTCCTATCTGGGTGCCATGGTCTCCAGCAACTCAGCACTACAGTTTGTCAACTACCCAACTCAGGTGAAACCTCAGGGTGGGAAGACGGTTGGTTCAGATATCATTTGAAAAGGACTAAGAGTTCTTCCCTCAGGTCTgtgagttaaaaaataataataaaaaataacggTCCTTGAGACATTAGGAGTGTATAGAACCATAGAACTTGGGTTTAGTGGTGGTGGGTTGGGCCATGATAGGGCTGCTTTCTGAGGCTGAAGTTTCTGGTGCAGGCCCTGTGCTTACTCATCTTAATCAGTGTGGTACCTAGCATAGTACCTGACACATCACAGATGCTCAGAAATTATTTGCTGGATTTAATTTCAGGTCCTTGGTAAATCCTGCAAGCCAATCCCAGGTAAGCAAAAAAGATGGTCTTCCTCTTCTGTCATCTCTCTTCCTATAGTAAGCTCTCTCTACTACAACTGTGTCCCTCTCAGCTTCATCATCCCATTATGGCTGTCTCCAGGGACTTTCCCCCAGCTCTCTCTGCTGTCCATCCTGTCATCTGTGTCACTTCTTGTGATGTTCATAGGCTGGTAATCCTTAATAGGAGCTAAAGGCTGACCTAGCCTGCTTCACTTGGTCAGCCATTTCTATGTTGCATGTGTGTACATTGTCATTAGAGGAACCTAATTCCCATTTTGATCATCAGTTTCTTTGTCTCAACTTATTTTCCTTCTCCACTGTTCCCCACCCTTGCCCTGTCCCTTCCTGGACTTTTCACCTTTGTTCTCTACCTCCTCCCTGTCTTATACTTAACCCTGTTGCTCAATCCTTATCTAGGTGCCAGCCTGGCACCCTCCTTTTGTCCTCTCTAAGCCTTCCTTCTTAGTCATTCTTTTCTCCCTGAGTCTTTTCCTGGTTCCTGGGAGAGAGGGTTTTGGGGTCATCAATGCCTTATGGATGCCTGAATTTTCCACTCTGTTTTTTCCCTGTAGTCATGCTCCTTGGGGTGACCCTCTTGAAGAAGAAGTACCCATTGGCCAAGTACCTGTGTGTGCTGCTAATTGTGGCTGGAGTGGCCCTTTTCATGTACAAACCCAAGAAAGTTGTTGGGATAGAAGAACACACAGTCGGTTATGGAGAGTTACTCCTGGTATGAGATCCTTTTGAGGATGGCAGCCTTCTCCAGCAAACGTAACCAAAAGATAGCCTCACCTAGGCAGGCAGAAGGCCAGTTATGTGTCAAGGGAGGTTGTGGTGCTCCTTGTCCCCATATCTGGTCTTTGCTGCAGGCCCCTGGTTCTGTTAATGCCATAGTGGGAAACCTGAAATATTTAACTACAGCTCAGCCCTCATTCTGGAGAAGAGATAACTCTGAGGGTTGTGGCCGAATCCTGGTGTGAGGTCACAGAGACCTcagagcagggagggaaggaatagTGTCTCTCACTGTGGCTTTCCAAGAAACCTGGAAGCCagagtttaaaataatatgatagTATCTGGTGTGTATGCATTAGGCACTGTTCCAAGTGTTTTACATGTTAATTGACTAATTTTTACAACAATAATCTCATATgtagtattatctccattttacagatgaagaaactcggcacagagaggttaactcGCTTGCCCATGGTCATTTAGCTAtttaagtggcagagtcaggattccaATCCAGGCAACCTAAGTACAGGATCCAGTCTCTGGAGCACTGTACTCCAAGCTAGGAAACTAACCTGCTGGGACTACCTTTCCCCTCCCTTATGTTGGGCAGTGAGCTTCCTGCTCTACTCTGATTACAAAATCACTACATAGCTCAGTTAGCCTGTCAGTCCAGTACCTGGGCCGGGGGAGGAGAGGGTAGGGGAGGCAGTCAGCATGGTCTCTCCCCACCTTCCACCTGTGACCAAATGGCAACATTTTGTTCTGAGGACTTTAAAGGGAGTGGCTTTCCGAGGAGGCTGAGAGTGAGAATCCTGTGTCCTGGGTTAGGAAAGGGCCCTGTTGGCCACTTCACTGCAGGCTGCACCCTTTCTTTCCCAGCTATTATCGCTGACCCTGGATGGACTGACTGGTGTTTCCCAGGACCATATGCGGGCTCATTACCAAACAGGCTCCAACCACATGATGCTGAACATCAACCTTTGGTCGACATTGCTGCTGGGAATGGGTGAGAGCCAGTTCTGCTGTTCTTCCCATGTATCACCAGAGGGCAGGCTGCCCTCATCCTTTTGATCCCTCTAGCTGTTAGTTGCCCAGACCAAGGACCTGAATTAATTCCAAGATGCCCTTTTGTTCAAGCCCTTGAGAAACCTTCCTGGAAAAACCTGCACCAGCAGGATTTGTTTGCTACTTGTTACTGGCACAATGAAGGAGAGTCGTGTGTCAGGTGTCACGGGAAGACACTCAGTAGTAAAACACAGGGAGATACCTGGGAACGTTCCCTTTCGTGAAGGAAATGAGACACGTAGTGCTCACAGGA
The Papio anubis isolate 15944 chromosome 17, Panubis1.0, whole genome shotgun sequence genome window above contains:
- the SLC35B1 gene encoding solute carrier family 35 member B1 isoform X1; this translates as MRPLPPVGDVRLDLSPPPPLLPVPVVSGSPVGSSGRLMASSSSLVPDRLRLPLCFLGVFVCYFYYGILQEKITRGKYGEGAKQETFTFALTLVFIQCVINAVFAKILIQFFDTARVDRTRSWLYAACSISYLGAMVSSNSALQFVNYPTQVLGKSCKPIPVMLLGVTLLKKKYPLAKYLCVLLIVAGVALFMYKPKKVVGIEEHTVGYGELLLLLSLTLDGLTGVSQDHMRAHYQTGSNHMMLNINLWSTLLLGMGILFTGELWEFLSFAERYPAIIYNILLFGLTSALGQSFIFMTVVYFGPLTCSIITTTRKFFTILASVILFANPISPVQWVGTVLVFLGLGLDAKFGKGAKKTSH
- the SLC35B1 gene encoding solute carrier family 35 member B1 isoform X2, with translation MCDQCCVCQDLVDRTRSWLYAACSISYLGAMVSSNSALQFVNYPTQVLGKSCKPIPVMLLGVTLLKKKYPLAKYLCVLLIVAGVALFMYKPKKVVGIEEHTVGYGELLLLLSLTLDGLTGVSQDHMRAHYQTGSNHMMLNINLWSTLLLGMGILFTGELWEFLSFAERYPAIIYNILLFGLTSALGQSFIFMTVVYFGPLTCSIITTTRKFFTILASVILFANPISPVQWVGTVLVFLGLGLDAKFGKGAKKTSH